In one window of Henckelia pumila isolate YLH828 chromosome 1, ASM3356847v2, whole genome shotgun sequence DNA:
- the LOC140875520 gene encoding uncharacterized protein yields MGGESFLPPPSSSNEDASFVSQDLSNVSLKSDCSSGEEGLDAKRVNGESGLHFEEFSEVGYLNISERQRCKAYADVLRSYEDLRTRLERFEEGKRKILSYTPGSWVENAGGMCLKDYSIPKITSLLLIGPKGSGKSTLVNKTSDVLEDSVFASERAQVSYGSSGADATYFLHEYIIPTGFGSFCLYDSRSLSDDSSENVNVFEGWMTKGVRHGELVTRKSDSLCVKTQLKCKARQSCRGQIRAINFVIFVVNGISILESMGSDDGTNNGLTQMIATTFNNPFLSFKDDKPVVVITHGDLLSLSDRAKIRVHIAELLGISPTKQIFDIPDDKDPATALTIIDMLHYCLERADRNLPGNDQYMSKISNTSSFLARRVLLVVLVMAILLQVLFSTIAKTTTTRMGGATRTTPKLHVDWREIRHLWLGDNY; encoded by the exons ATGGGTGGCGAAAGTTTTCTTCCTCCTCCCTCTTCGTCAAACG agGACGCATCATTTGTTAGCCAAGATTTGTCCAATGTATCCCTTAAATCCGATTGTTCTAG TGGAGAAGAGGGCTTGGATGCTAAGCGAGTGAATGGGGAGAGCGGGTTGCATTTTGAGGAATTTTCTGAAGTGGGTTATCTCAATATTTCTGAGAGGCAGAGATGCAAGGCCTATGCAGATGTTTTGAGGAGTTATGAAGATTTACGGACCCGTCTCGAGAGATTCGAAGAGGGGAAACGCAAAATTTTGAG CTACACCCCAGGTTCGTGGGTTGAAAACGCAGGTGGCATGTGCTTGAAGGATTATAGCATCCCAAAAATCACGTCACTCTTGTTAATAGGACCAAAGGGTTCTGGAAAGAGCACTCTTGTCAACAAAACTTCCGATGTTCTTGAAGACAGTGTTTTTGCATCAGAACGCGCACAAGTATCGT ATGGCTCTTCTGGGGCAGACGCAACCTATTTCCTCCATGAATACATTATCCCAACAGGTTTTGGTTCATTTTGCTTGTACGACTCTCGTAGTTTGTCTGATGATTCATCCGAAAATGTGAACGTGTTCGAGGGTTGGATGACCAAGGGTGTCCGTCATGGAGAACTTGTGACAAG GAAATCTGATAGTTTGTGTGTAAAAACTCAATTGAAGTGTAAGGCTCGACAGAGTTGTCGTGGTCAAATCAGGGCAATCAACTTCGTCATATTCGTGGTTAATGGGATCTCCATTTTAGAATCAATGGGGAGTGATGATGGAACTAATAATGGATTAACTCAAATGATAGCTACAACTTTCAACAACCCATTCTTGTCATTCAAAG ATGACAAGCCTGTTGTAGTAATCACACACGGAGATTTACTCTCACTTTCTGATCGTGCAAAAATACGAGTTCATATAGCAGAGTTATTGGGCAtctctccaacaaaacaaattttcgaCATCCCAG ATGACAAGGATCCAGCCACCGCCTTGACAATAATCGATATGCTACACTATTGCCTTGAGCGTGCTGATAGAAATCTTCCTGGCAATGATCAGTACATGAGCAAG ATAAGTAATACGTCTTCATTTTTGGCACGCCGGGTTCTGTTGGTGGTTCTGGTGATGGCCATTCTGCTTCAGGTTCTTTTTTCTACTATCGCTAAGACAACGACGACCAGAATGGGTGGTGCCACAAGGACCACTCCGAAGCTTCATGTGGACTGGCGTGAAATTCGACACTTATGGTTGGGAGATAACTACTAG